A stretch of Pseudoprevotella muciniphila DNA encodes these proteins:
- a CDS encoding glycosyltransferase family 2 protein, translating into MTRFSILVACYNAEPYLRQTLDSLLSQTLTDIEVICIDDCSTDSTPQILNEYAAKDRRVKMLKTSENSGQAVARNLGLRHATGVLTTMVDADDWLAPDALEKMWQTFSTREDIDSLAFRLQMVEERGITHPFKEDETIPPLMTGEEACLLAINWRLHGFAAVRTELHRRYPYDETTRVYSDDNTSRIHYLKSRFVAQTDADYFYRQHPASVTHQRDTKRLDFLRANDSLRQTLESEGANDQILQTCEDYCWRIFLGICKDMLNQRGKMTENEWKTTEKRLQEAYDNMQLKRLDPKLRKSLRIGPLFGFGSFIMREKFIASLKKHKTTDA; encoded by the coding sequence ATGACCCGCTTCTCCATACTCGTGGCTTGCTACAATGCCGAACCATACCTCCGGCAAACACTCGATTCGCTGCTCTCACAGACACTTACCGACATCGAGGTTATCTGCATCGACGACTGCTCCACCGACAGCACACCGCAGATTCTCAATGAATATGCGGCAAAGGACCGTCGGGTCAAAATGCTGAAAACTTCAGAAAACAGCGGACAGGCGGTAGCACGCAACCTCGGACTGAGACATGCCACAGGTGTGCTGACCACGATGGTAGATGCCGACGACTGGCTCGCACCGGACGCTCTCGAAAAAATGTGGCAGACATTCTCCACTCGCGAGGACATTGACAGCCTGGCGTTCCGTCTGCAGATGGTGGAAGAGCGCGGAATTACGCACCCTTTCAAGGAGGACGAGACCATACCGCCACTGATGACAGGCGAAGAGGCATGTCTGCTGGCTATAAACTGGCGCTTGCATGGTTTTGCTGCCGTGCGCACAGAACTCCACAGACGCTATCCATACGATGAAACAACGCGCGTTTATAGCGACGACAACACCTCGCGCATCCACTACCTGAAGAGCCGCTTCGTGGCACAGACCGATGCGGACTACTTCTACCGGCAGCACCCTGCCTCCGTCACTCACCAGCGCGACACGAAACGCCTCGACTTCCTTCGCGCTAACGACTCGCTACGACAGACACTCGAAAGCGAAGGTGCCAATGATCAGATTTTGCAAACTTGCGAGGACTACTGTTGGCGCATCTTTCTCGGCATCTGCAAAGATATGCTGAATCAGCGCGGGAAAATGACTGAAAATGAGTGGAAAACTACTGAAAAACGTCTGCAAGAGGCTTACGATAATATGCAATTAAAACGCCTCGATCCAAAACTCAGAAAAAGCCTCAGAATAGGACCATTATTTGGTTTCGGTTCCTTCATAATGCGCGAAAAATTCATCGCATCGCTCAAAAAGCACAAAACCACCGACGCATGA
- a CDS encoding SDR family NAD(P)-dependent oxidoreductase, with product MTTKRAIIIGASSGIGREVARLLLREGYDIGIAARRENQLIAFKEEFSQSGRVEIMPIDVTADNAAERLEALIEKLGGMDLYFHAAGIGKQNRELEPDTELQTVQTNALGFTRMIGAAYRYFAKQGTGHVAAITSIAGTKGLGPAPAYSATKAMQATYLEALEQQARNRKLNIHFTDIRPGFVDTDLLSGDFRYPMMLKPEKVARQIVRAIKHRRHVCIIDWKYRLLTMAWRCIPRCIWRNIKL from the coding sequence ATGACCACAAAACGAGCCATCATCATAGGTGCCTCCTCAGGCATAGGGCGCGAAGTGGCACGACTCCTGCTCCGCGAGGGCTACGATATCGGCATCGCTGCACGCCGCGAGAATCAACTTATCGCCTTCAAAGAGGAATTTTCGCAAAGTGGGCGCGTGGAAATCATGCCCATCGACGTTACAGCCGACAATGCCGCAGAACGCCTTGAAGCACTCATAGAAAAACTCGGCGGCATGGATCTCTACTTCCACGCAGCAGGCATCGGCAAACAAAACCGTGAATTAGAACCGGACACAGAACTGCAGACCGTCCAGACCAATGCGTTAGGCTTTACAAGAATGATAGGCGCGGCATATCGTTATTTTGCAAAACAAGGAACGGGACACGTCGCAGCCATCACATCCATCGCAGGAACAAAAGGTCTCGGTCCGGCACCGGCATATTCTGCCACAAAAGCCATGCAAGCCACCTATCTCGAAGCCCTCGAACAGCAAGCACGAAACAGGAAACTCAACATCCACTTCACTGATATACGCCCGGGCTTTGTCGATACCGACCTCCTGAGTGGCGACTTCCGTTACCCCATGATGCTGAAGCCCGAAAAAGTGGCTCGTCAAATTGTCAGGGCCATCAAGCACAGACGCCACGTTTGCATTATAGATTGGAAATATCGCCTCCTCACCATGGCATGGCGCTGCATACCACGCTGCATCTGGAGAAACATCAAACTATAA
- a CDS encoding M48 family metalloprotease yields the protein MRFLRILTALMLVLAVCHAPATAQMDWLKVLTGTVKAGKAATISDADLAKAVRQEVAKMDAKNKVCSSNSNYARRLSRITSGMTSADGIKLNFKVYLTKDINAFACPDGSVRVYSALMDELSDDELLGVIGHEIGHVALRHSKKAWRSALIRSAASDFMGAASSTWSALSDSYLGSLTSAALSAKHSRYHETQADEYAYKFLKKCHKDPTAMIDALKKLKNMSEGSSSKYSTILHAFSSHPDFDERIRHLEDMD from the coding sequence ATGAGATTCTTAAGAATTCTTACTGCACTGATGCTCGTCCTCGCTGTCTGCCACGCACCGGCAACAGCACAGATGGATTGGCTAAAGGTGTTGACGGGTACCGTAAAGGCGGGTAAAGCAGCCACCATCTCCGATGCAGACCTTGCAAAAGCCGTAAGACAGGAAGTGGCTAAGATGGATGCCAAGAACAAGGTATGCTCATCAAATAGTAACTATGCACGCCGCCTCAGTCGTATCACTTCAGGCATGACTTCTGCCGATGGCATAAAACTAAACTTCAAGGTATATCTCACTAAGGATATCAACGCCTTTGCCTGTCCAGACGGCAGTGTGCGCGTTTATTCTGCACTGATGGACGAACTTTCCGACGACGAACTCCTTGGTGTCATCGGACACGAGATAGGACACGTGGCACTCCGACATTCTAAAAAGGCTTGGCGAAGCGCACTGATTCGCAGTGCAGCATCCGACTTCATGGGCGCGGCAAGTTCCACCTGGTCTGCTCTTTCCGACTCATACCTGGGTTCCCTTACAAGTGCCGCACTTTCCGCAAAACATTCCCGTTATCACGAAACTCAAGCCGATGAATATGCCTATAAATTCCTGAAGAAGTGCCACAAAGACCCCACAGCCATGATTGATGCACTCAAGAAATTGAAGAATATGTCGGAAGGTTCATCGAGCAAATACTCTACGATATTGCATGCCTTTTCCTCTCATCCTGACTTCGATGAGCGCATCCGGCACCTCGAAGATATGGACTAA
- the porZ gene encoding type IX secretion system anionic LPS delivery protein PorZ translates to MRKLLLFLITSIIALSSPAQRIGDWTMYQSYYNATASVVADDYVFGIYGGNLLRYTPEDTEVKFYTRNDGLNGKNITLTGYSSTQQTLVLVYDDNNIDLLDVTTDDVVNMAQLKNNTSTVGTVTELSVNGDYAILGSTAGVTVINLARTELRGFYAKKSAVTATAFYDGTVYAALESGGILAGRLEDNLNEDAQWKTIDSHGATVLKPFAGGLYLLTASEGLWRITKDAEGNHSVTKINGASYNKNMFANRTQCVLFNPGGVTIFESSSPNYPKHEIPLTNSWQSVAKAADGTFWVADGGNGLVGYSFNGTSFKTTGTSVGNYGPQNDNCGFLKFEGERLLVSGGIFDYYERNFYDPAVSYYENDTWNSMQTGGISAVTGMPFRSVTSMAQDPKDPNHHFAATGDYGLYEFKNGKYVNYYNLHNSPLKAFSGNQPFYVRVDGLAYDKNGYLWMTNEQVDTIFRILKPNGTWTKLYSPQLANSRHINPIMFDSDGRLWAASRSFIGTHRGGLYCIDYNGTIDNTSDDKATFRYSMINEDGATIDLSGGVFCMAQDKTGQIWFGGSAGIFVVENPADYASSDFQVLQVKVPRNDGTNYADYLLTGISCTAVAVDGANRKWIGTSGYGLYLVSPNGQEIIEQFNTENSPLPSDNILSIAVHPSSGEIFIGTDKGLVSYHSEATEAMETLDKDNVKVYPNPVRPGYNGNVIVSGLTDAADVKIMTTGGQAVATGTSTGGTFVWNVRNFKGEPVAAGVYYILVATADGKEHIAAKVVVVR, encoded by the coding sequence ATGAGAAAATTATTATTATTTCTGATAACCAGCATTATTGCTCTGTCGTCTCCTGCTCAGAGAATAGGAGATTGGACAATGTATCAGTCCTATTATAATGCCACGGCAAGTGTTGTGGCTGATGACTATGTGTTCGGCATATATGGTGGAAACCTTCTGCGTTATACGCCTGAAGATACCGAGGTGAAGTTCTATACCCGAAACGATGGCCTTAATGGTAAGAACATAACTCTCACAGGCTATTCTTCAACACAGCAGACACTTGTACTCGTCTATGATGATAATAACATTGATCTGCTTGACGTGACTACAGATGATGTGGTGAACATGGCACAACTGAAGAACAATACTTCCACGGTGGGAACAGTAACCGAATTGAGTGTCAATGGCGACTATGCCATCCTCGGAAGTACCGCTGGCGTAACTGTCATCAATTTGGCGCGCACGGAACTGCGTGGGTTCTATGCCAAGAAAAGTGCTGTTACAGCCACGGCTTTCTATGACGGCACAGTATATGCCGCTCTCGAAAGCGGGGGAATATTGGCTGGGCGATTGGAGGATAACCTTAATGAGGATGCGCAGTGGAAAACCATAGACAGCCATGGCGCAACAGTTCTGAAACCCTTTGCAGGAGGACTCTACCTGCTTACGGCGAGCGAGGGGCTTTGGCGTATAACGAAAGATGCCGAAGGCAATCACAGCGTTACAAAAATCAATGGTGCAAGTTACAACAAAAATATGTTTGCAAACAGGACGCAGTGTGTTCTGTTCAACCCGGGAGGTGTAACCATCTTTGAAAGTTCATCACCAAATTATCCCAAGCATGAAATCCCCCTAACCAATTCATGGCAGAGTGTAGCCAAAGCGGCTGACGGTACCTTCTGGGTGGCTGACGGAGGAAATGGACTCGTGGGCTACTCGTTCAATGGTACTTCTTTCAAAACCACAGGCACGTCGGTAGGTAACTATGGTCCGCAGAATGATAATTGCGGGTTTCTCAAGTTTGAGGGAGAACGCCTGTTGGTAAGCGGAGGTATATTCGATTATTACGAGAGAAACTTCTACGACCCGGCAGTCAGTTATTACGAAAACGACACATGGAATTCGATGCAGACAGGAGGTATCTCTGCCGTAACAGGCATGCCTTTCCGAAGTGTGACGAGCATGGCTCAAGATCCCAAGGACCCCAACCATCATTTTGCTGCAACAGGCGACTATGGTCTTTACGAGTTTAAAAATGGGAAATATGTGAACTATTACAACCTCCATAACAGTCCGCTGAAAGCCTTCTCCGGCAATCAGCCTTTCTATGTGCGAGTGGACGGTCTTGCCTACGACAAGAACGGCTACCTCTGGATGACCAACGAGCAGGTGGACACCATTTTCCGTATTCTCAAACCTAACGGAACGTGGACAAAACTCTATAGTCCGCAACTTGCCAACTCGCGACACATCAACCCCATCATGTTCGATAGCGATGGCAGGCTGTGGGCAGCATCGCGCAGTTTCATTGGAACACATCGCGGAGGACTGTACTGTATTGACTATAATGGTACCATCGACAACACGTCTGACGACAAAGCCACTTTCCGCTATTCTATGATTAACGAAGACGGCGCAACCATCGACCTGAGCGGAGGTGTGTTCTGCATGGCGCAAGATAAGACGGGACAAATATGGTTCGGAGGATCGGCAGGTATCTTCGTGGTGGAAAATCCTGCAGATTATGCATCGTCTGACTTCCAAGTGCTGCAAGTGAAAGTGCCGCGCAACGACGGAACAAATTATGCCGACTATCTGCTCACGGGCATCTCCTGCACAGCAGTGGCGGTGGATGGCGCTAACAGGAAGTGGATAGGCACCTCGGGCTATGGTTTGTACCTCGTCAGTCCAAACGGACAGGAAATCATTGAGCAGTTCAACACCGAAAACTCACCCCTGCCGTCTGACAACATCCTTTCCATTGCCGTACATCCTTCTTCTGGCGAGATATTCATCGGAACAGACAAGGGCCTCGTTTCCTACCACAGTGAAGCGACAGAGGCTATGGAGACACTCGACAAGGATAATGTGAAAGTATATCCCAACCCTGTGCGTCCCGGATATAATGGTAATGTGATAGTATCCGGTCTTACCGATGCAGCCGACGTGAAGATCATGACCACTGGTGGGCAGGCTGTGGCAACAGGAACATCTACGGGCGGAACATTCGTTTGGAACGTCCGAAACTTTAAAGGCGAGCCTGTGGCAGCGGGAGTGTATTACATTCTTGTGGCAACTGCCGATGGCAAAGAACACATCGCAGCAAAAGTGGTGGTCGTACGCTGA
- a CDS encoding non-canonical purine NTP diphosphatase, with product MRKQILFATNNAHKLSEIRAILGKDFHVLSIADIDCHGELPETCDTLEGNARQKARYIFDNYGIDCFADDTGLEVEALGGAPGVHTARYAYPDRNDTEANTAKLLSELKGERNRNARFRTVIALINGEGEHLFEGIVRGEITTEKRGTDGFGYDPVFAPYEIGKTFAEVGPEVKNNISHRARAVRKLCEYLKDANLNEL from the coding sequence ATGCGCAAACAAATACTCTTCGCCACAAACAACGCACACAAACTGTCCGAAATCAGAGCCATACTTGGAAAGGACTTCCATGTGTTGAGCATAGCCGACATCGACTGCCATGGCGAACTGCCCGAAACCTGCGATACCCTCGAAGGAAATGCCCGGCAGAAAGCACGTTATATTTTCGATAATTACGGCATCGATTGTTTTGCTGACGACACAGGCCTGGAAGTGGAGGCCCTTGGAGGAGCACCTGGCGTACATACTGCGCGATATGCCTATCCTGACCGCAACGACACCGAGGCAAACACCGCAAAACTGCTTAGCGAACTTAAAGGCGAGCGCAACCGCAACGCAAGATTCCGCACCGTCATAGCACTTATCAATGGCGAAGGAGAGCATCTGTTTGAGGGCATCGTACGCGGAGAAATCACAACAGAAAAGCGTGGCACAGACGGTTTCGGCTATGATCCTGTCTTTGCACCATACGAAATAGGAAAAACCTTTGCAGAAGTGGGGCCTGAAGTCAAGAACAACATCAGCCACAGAGCACGTGCCGTCAGAAAACTTTGTGAATACCTCAAGGACGCTAATCTAAATGAGTTGTGA
- a CDS encoding O-fucosyltransferase family protein, which translates to MGKKLTVTALGGLCNRLRVLFSALTFHRETGIPVKLVWQADWQCKAKYSHLFKPIKEEGFKVVEGGFFDKVTNHRNLYTPALPRSFYYGKQFFNYHPNRNGNLIELFEKYNKIYLSTGYTLMPYTHEITTLLHPKTVLQDQVDFLCQRYTDNTVGVHIRRTDNEKSIIVSTDDAFIEAMKQEEGAKFFIASDDEEVKWKMREIFKGRTITQETDARRDIVRSLQDAVVDLYCLTRTRKILGSYWSSFSDEAAEIGNIPMIPVGFTGIDPDDMEDEYDDDEDE; encoded by the coding sequence ATGGGTAAAAAACTGACAGTCACGGCTTTAGGCGGTCTCTGCAACCGATTGCGGGTGCTCTTCTCTGCTTTGACTTTCCATAGGGAAACGGGCATACCGGTGAAACTGGTGTGGCAGGCGGATTGGCAATGCAAGGCGAAATATTCCCACCTCTTCAAACCTATTAAGGAGGAGGGATTTAAGGTAGTAGAGGGTGGCTTTTTCGATAAGGTAACCAACCATCGTAACCTCTATACACCTGCCTTGCCAAGAAGTTTTTATTATGGAAAGCAGTTCTTCAATTACCATCCTAACCGTAATGGTAACTTGATAGAACTTTTTGAAAAGTACAATAAAATATACCTGTCTACGGGCTATACACTAATGCCTTATACTCACGAAATCACCACTTTGCTTCACCCCAAGACGGTATTGCAGGATCAGGTGGATTTCCTCTGCCAGCGCTACACAGACAACACGGTTGGTGTACACATTCGTCGTACAGACAACGAAAAGTCTATAATCGTGAGTACTGATGATGCATTCATAGAAGCCATGAAACAGGAAGAAGGTGCAAAATTCTTTATCGCTTCTGATGATGAGGAGGTGAAGTGGAAGATGCGTGAGATTTTCAAGGGACGTACCATCACACAGGAGACTGATGCCCGTCGCGACATCGTACGCAGTCTGCAAGATGCCGTGGTGGACCTTTACTGCCTTACACGTACGCGTAAGATTCTTGGCAGTTATTGGTCCAGTTTTTCCGATGAAGCCGCAGAAATAGGAAATATTCCCATGATACCGGTAGGCTTCACAGGCATAGACCCCGACGACATGGAAGACGAATATGATGATGACGAAGACGAGTAA
- a CDS encoding YitT family protein, protein MTTPRLFHPTVLQEVRDYSFITLGLLMYAVGYTCFQLPYQITGGGLAGICALLFYTTSLPVYITFFTVNIILLIMAVKVLGWKFCVKTIYGVVVLTVILAVMQDVMINYGAEHANMYEISPQHLPKLLGTQSFMACVIGSAIEGIALGLVFLHNGSTGGTDIIAAIVNKYRNVSLGQIIMLIDIFIITSALFTPIGSLEKLLYGYTTLIIASVLLDYVNDRGRQSVQFLIFSRFHEQIAEAITTETSHSVTILNGMGWYTKKDRMVVCVLARKRESTTIFRIIQSVDPTAFVSQSKVIGVFGEGFDRIKTKAKKTKKKEGESLPPPAQA, encoded by the coding sequence ATGACAACTCCGCGACTATTTCATCCCACCGTCCTGCAAGAGGTGCGCGACTATTCGTTCATCACGCTCGGACTATTGATGTACGCCGTAGGTTACACTTGCTTCCAGTTGCCCTATCAGATTACCGGCGGCGGTCTTGCGGGTATCTGTGCACTCCTTTTCTATACAACCAGTTTGCCTGTGTACATTACCTTCTTCACCGTGAACATTATCCTGCTCATCATGGCGGTGAAGGTGCTTGGCTGGAAATTCTGCGTAAAAACCATATATGGTGTAGTGGTGCTCACGGTTATTCTCGCAGTGATGCAAGACGTTATGATAAATTATGGAGCAGAACATGCCAATATGTACGAAATCTCCCCACAACATTTGCCTAAACTGCTTGGCACTCAGTCGTTTATGGCATGCGTTATAGGATCCGCAATCGAAGGTATAGCCCTCGGTCTTGTATTCCTTCACAATGGATCAACTGGTGGAACAGACATCATTGCAGCCATCGTCAATAAGTACAGGAACGTATCGCTGGGTCAGATTATCATGCTGATTGATATCTTCATCATCACTTCTGCACTCTTCACACCTATCGGATCGCTCGAAAAGTTGCTTTATGGTTACACCACACTCATCATAGCGAGCGTATTGCTTGACTATGTGAATGATCGTGGGCGTCAGTCGGTGCAGTTCTTGATTTTCTCGCGTTTCCACGAGCAGATAGCAGAAGCCATAACCACAGAGACTTCTCACAGTGTGACCATTCTCAATGGTATGGGTTGGTACACCAAGAAGGACCGCATGGTGGTCTGCGTATTGGCACGTAAGCGTGAGAGCACTACAATTTTCAGAATCATACAATCCGTTGACCCCACTGCATTCGTATCGCAGAGTAAGGTTATCGGTGTGTTTGGCGAAGGTTTCGACAGGATTAAGACCAAGGCCAAGAAAACCAAGAAAAAAGAAGGCGAGAGCCTGCCTCCGCCTGCACAAGCATAA
- the leuS gene encoding leucine--tRNA ligase, with product MEYKFTEIESKWRQKWADERVYHVEEDSAKPKYYVLSMFPYPSGAGLHVGHPLGYIAGDIYARYKRLKGYNVLHPMGYDAYGLPAEQYAIQTGQHPAITTEQNIKRYREQLDLIGFSFDWDREVRTCDPQYYHWTQWAFRKMFNSFYCDVCQSAQPIEKLIRHFSEKGTEGCHAVGTEELSFTADEWSAMSDVEQQEVLMNYRIAYLGETMVNWCPQLGTVLANDEVVDGLSVRGGYPVVQKKMKQWCLRISAYAQRLLDGLDTIEWSDSLKETQRNWIGRSEGAEMQFKVKDSDMEFTIFTTRADTVFGVTFMVLAPESELVEALTTPEQKAAVEAYVEETKRRTELDRMANKKVSGVFTGSYAVNPFTGDAIPVWVADYVLAGYGTGAIMAVPAHDSRDYAFARHFNLPIVPLVEGCDISEESFDAKEGIVTNSPAEGKTALNGFSLNGLSVKEAIAATKTFVEENKLGRVKVNYRLRDAIFSRQRYWGEPFPVYYKDGMPQMIPEECLPLELPEVDKFLPTESGEPPLGNATKWAWDTARNTVVENSRIDNVSVFPLELSIMPGFAGSSAYYLRYMDPHNDGCLVDKAVDEYWKCVDLYVGGSEHATGHLIYSRFWNKFLHDYGCSCVEEPFQKLVNQGMIQGRSNFVYRIKGTNKFVSRGLKDEYDVTPIHVDINIVQNDQLDIAAFKAWRPEYADAEFVLEDGKYICGWAIEKMSKSMFNVANPDQIVEKYGADTLRLYEMFLGPITQSKPWDQNGIDGCFRFLRRAWNLFFDKDDNFCVTDESASKESLKSIHKLIKKVSDDMEEMSYNTSVAAFMIAVNELSQQKCSSREVLEKLVVLLTPFAPFMACELWQLLGHETVAFDAQWPTYDEAYLKEDTVTLSVSFNGKTRFTLDFPADASKEEIEKAALEAEQSKKYLEGFQVVKVIVVPGRIVNIVLKK from the coding sequence ATGGAGTATAAATTCACTGAAATAGAGAGCAAATGGCGTCAGAAATGGGCTGACGAGCGAGTGTATCACGTTGAAGAGGACAGTGCGAAGCCGAAGTACTACGTGCTGTCGATGTTCCCTTATCCCAGCGGAGCTGGTCTGCACGTGGGTCATCCGCTCGGCTACATTGCCGGCGATATCTATGCCCGCTACAAGCGTTTAAAGGGCTACAACGTGCTTCACCCGATGGGTTACGATGCCTACGGACTTCCCGCAGAGCAGTATGCCATACAGACGGGTCAGCACCCTGCCATTACCACAGAACAGAATATCAAGCGTTACCGCGAGCAACTCGACCTCATAGGTTTCTCCTTCGACTGGGACCGCGAGGTGCGCACCTGCGACCCACAGTACTACCATTGGACACAATGGGCTTTCCGAAAGATGTTCAATTCTTTCTATTGCGACGTCTGTCAGAGTGCACAGCCCATCGAAAAACTCATCCGCCACTTCTCAGAGAAAGGCACGGAGGGCTGCCATGCAGTAGGAACTGAAGAATTATCGTTCACGGCAGACGAATGGAGCGCCATGAGCGATGTGGAGCAGCAGGAAGTGCTGATGAACTACCGCATAGCCTATCTGGGCGAGACCATGGTGAACTGGTGTCCTCAACTGGGCACGGTGCTCGCCAACGACGAGGTGGTGGACGGACTCAGTGTCCGTGGCGGCTATCCTGTCGTTCAGAAAAAGATGAAGCAGTGGTGTCTGCGTATCTCCGCTTACGCACAGCGCCTGCTTGATGGTCTCGACACCATAGAATGGAGCGACAGCCTCAAGGAGACGCAGCGCAACTGGATAGGCCGTTCGGAAGGTGCAGAGATGCAATTCAAGGTGAAGGACAGCGACATGGAATTTACCATCTTTACCACACGTGCCGACACGGTCTTTGGCGTAACGTTCATGGTGTTGGCGCCCGAGAGCGAATTGGTAGAAGCCCTCACCACACCAGAGCAGAAAGCCGCTGTAGAGGCATACGTGGAGGAAACGAAGCGCCGCACCGAACTGGACCGCATGGCTAACAAGAAAGTCAGTGGCGTGTTTACCGGTTCGTATGCAGTCAATCCCTTCACGGGCGACGCCATACCCGTCTGGGTGGCAGACTATGTGCTCGCCGGTTATGGAACAGGAGCCATCATGGCTGTACCTGCCCACGACTCTCGCGACTATGCCTTTGCGCGTCATTTCAACCTCCCCATAGTGCCGCTCGTAGAAGGTTGCGACATCAGCGAGGAGAGTTTCGATGCCAAGGAAGGCATTGTTACCAATTCCCCGGCAGAGGGCAAGACGGCACTGAACGGTTTCTCGCTCAACGGACTGAGTGTGAAGGAAGCCATCGCTGCCACAAAGACATTTGTAGAAGAGAACAAGTTGGGCCGCGTGAAAGTGAACTATCGTCTCCGCGATGCCATTTTCAGCCGCCAGCGCTATTGGGGTGAGCCTTTCCCCGTTTACTACAAGGACGGCATGCCACAGATGATACCCGAAGAATGTCTGCCGCTCGAACTCCCCGAAGTGGACAAATTCCTTCCGACAGAATCTGGCGAACCGCCTCTCGGCAATGCCACGAAGTGGGCATGGGACACAGCCCGCAACACTGTTGTGGAAAACAGCCGTATTGACAATGTGAGCGTGTTCCCGCTTGAGTTGAGCATCATGCCAGGTTTCGCAGGATCGAGTGCATACTATCTGCGCTATATGGATCCGCACAATGACGGGTGTCTGGTGGACAAGGCTGTGGATGAATACTGGAAGTGTGTTGATCTCTATGTGGGTGGCAGCGAACATGCCACGGGGCATCTCATCTACAGCCGTTTCTGGAACAAATTCCTCCACGACTATGGCTGTTCGTGTGTGGAAGAACCATTCCAGAAACTCGTTAATCAGGGAATGATTCAAGGACGTTCCAACTTCGTTTACCGCATCAAGGGCACCAATAAGTTCGTAAGCCGAGGTTTGAAAGATGAATATGATGTAACACCCATCCACGTAGATATCAACATCGTGCAGAACGACCAACTCGACATTGCTGCCTTCAAGGCTTGGCGTCCTGAATATGCTGATGCTGAATTCGTTCTTGAAGATGGGAAATACATCTGCGGCTGGGCCATTGAGAAGATGTCGAAATCGATGTTCAACGTGGCTAACCCCGATCAGATAGTAGAAAAATATGGAGCAGACACGTTGCGCCTCTACGAAATGTTCCTCGGGCCTATCACACAGAGCAAACCATGGGACCAGAACGGTATAGACGGTTGCTTCCGCTTCCTGCGCCGTGCCTGGAATCTCTTCTTCGACAAGGACGACAACTTCTGCGTTACTGACGAGTCGGCTTCGAAAGAATCGCTCAAATCCATCCACAAACTCATCAAGAAAGTGAGCGACGATATGGAGGAAATGTCGTACAACACGAGCGTGGCAGCCTTTATGATAGCCGTAAACGAACTGAGTCAGCAGAAGTGCAGCAGCCGCGAAGTACTCGAGAAACTCGTTGTGTTGCTTACACCGTTTGCCCCATTCATGGCTTGCGAACTCTGGCAACTCCTCGGACATGAGACAGTGGCATTCGATGCGCAATGGCCAACGTATGACGAAGCCTACCTGAAGGAAGACACTGTTACGCTGTCTGTCTCCTTCAACGGCAAGACCCGCTTCACGCTCGATTTCCCGGCTGATGCGTCGAAAGAGGAGATAGAGAAGGCTGCTCTCGAAGCCGAACAGAGTAAGAAATACCTTGAAGGCTTCCAAGTGGTGAAGGTTATCGTAGTTCCTGGCAGAATCGTCAATATCGTACTCAAAAAATAA
- a CDS encoding SH3 domain-containing protein, giving the protein MKRFLSIFALVFAFTVAAQAQRQYTLGVVSASDGYVNVRTGPGTNYGIVTSYRNGTTLYYGAGSGRWYRVYRNAYGGFLGYVHNSGLRAKGTRTYGPGMNVGRIYDPDGYVNIRSAANGSSAIRGRLYNGDRIQYTRASGNWVRAYDMNGRYLGYVHGGRVR; this is encoded by the coding sequence ATGAAAAGATTTCTCAGCATTTTTGCCTTGGTGTTCGCCTTTACTGTGGCAGCACAGGCACAACGTCAGTACACCCTCGGTGTGGTAAGTGCATCCGATGGCTATGTCAACGTACGCACCGGTCCGGGCACGAATTATGGCATCGTTACTTCCTACCGCAACGGCACCACGCTCTACTATGGTGCAGGCTCGGGCAGGTGGTACCGCGTATATAGAAATGCCTACGGCGGATTCCTTGGCTACGTTCACAACAGCGGCTTGCGTGCCAAAGGTACACGGACGTATGGTCCCGGCATGAATGTAGGACGCATTTATGACCCTGACGGCTATGTGAATATCCGCAGTGCAGCAAACGGCAGTTCTGCCATACGCGGCAGGCTCTACAACGGCGACCGCATTCAGTACACGCGTGCCAGCGGCAACTGGGTGCGTGCATACGACATGAACGGGCGATACCTGGGCTATGTGCATGGCGGTCGTGTGAGATAG